A genomic window from Flavobacterium johnsoniae includes:
- a CDS encoding acyltransferase family protein: MTKERLTSLDVFRGFTIFLMTIVNNPGSWSSIYPPLEHAEWHGCTPTDLVFPFFVFIMGTAIPFAMPVKHLDGAVFNKILVRSLRIFCLGFSLAFFGRIHLFGLEGFPLLAIRLVIFFGIAYALLGNFSLKVKTYLVFGILIVLLSLAYSGLEHFEDTRIPGVLQRIGIVYFFTSLLYLKTNLKTQIITAVSILVGYYLLMAFVPVPGVGEANFEKGTNLAAWLDNLLLNGHLWSVSKTWDPEGILSTLPAIATGITGMFIGQILNLSVSKIEIVKKLAIAGIVLLISGLLWNIIFPINKSLWTSSYVLYTGGIATLCLTFLYYVIDVANYKKWAKLFLIWGVNPMIVFYFSGIIPRVMSSIKMQNPEIGGDEIGFQAYIYEYGIVPVFENPLNASLAYALAYALFWSIILWILYKRKLIFKV, encoded by the coding sequence ATGACAAAAGAACGTTTAACCTCACTGGACGTATTTAGAGGATTTACTATTTTTCTAATGACGATAGTTAATAATCCGGGAAGCTGGTCATCTATTTACCCGCCATTGGAACATGCAGAATGGCACGGCTGTACACCAACCGATTTAGTTTTTCCTTTTTTCGTTTTTATTATGGGAACAGCAATCCCTTTTGCTATGCCGGTTAAACATCTTGATGGTGCTGTTTTTAATAAAATTTTAGTTCGATCACTTCGCATTTTCTGCTTAGGATTTTCTTTGGCTTTTTTTGGAAGAATACATTTATTTGGCCTGGAAGGTTTTCCGCTTTTAGCAATAAGACTCGTTATTTTCTTCGGAATCGCCTATGCACTTTTGGGAAATTTTAGTTTAAAAGTCAAAACCTATCTAGTTTTCGGAATCTTAATTGTATTATTATCTTTAGCCTACAGCGGTTTAGAACACTTTGAAGACACGAGAATTCCTGGAGTTTTACAGCGAATTGGAATCGTTTATTTCTTTACGTCTCTTTTATATTTAAAAACCAATTTAAAAACACAGATCATAACTGCCGTTTCAATTTTGGTTGGATATTATCTGTTGATGGCTTTTGTTCCTGTTCCGGGAGTTGGAGAAGCCAACTTTGAAAAAGGTACCAATCTGGCAGCATGGCTCGATAATTTACTTTTAAACGGACACTTATGGAGCGTTTCTAAAACTTGGGATCCAGAAGGAATTTTAAGCACTTTACCTGCCATCGCAACTGGAATTACAGGAATGTTTATCGGACAAATTTTAAATTTATCAGTTTCTAAAATCGAAATTGTAAAAAAACTAGCTATCGCTGGAATTGTGCTATTGATCTCAGGATTACTTTGGAATATTATTTTCCCAATCAACAAATCACTTTGGACAAGTTCTTATGTTTTGTATACGGGCGGAATTGCTACTTTATGTTTGACTTTTTTGTATTACGTTATCGATGTTGCGAATTATAAAAAATGGGCTAAATTGTTTTTAATCTGGGGTGTAAACCCAATGATTGTCTTCTATTTTTCTGGAATAATTCCGAGAGTAATGAGTTCTATAAAAATGCAGAATCCAGAAATTGGAGGTGACGAAATTGGCTTTCAAGCTTACATTTATGAATATGGAATTGTACCTGTTTTTGAAAATCCGTTAAATGCATCATTGGCTTATGCACTGGCTTATGCCCTTTTCTGGTCAATTATTTTATGGATTTTGTATAAAAGAAAACTGATCTTCAAAGTTTAG
- a CDS encoding anhydro-N-acetylmuramic acid kinase encodes MNKNIEALYQIAQKETKRIIGLMSGTSLDGLDIALCEISGSGVNINVKLAQFETISYSEEIKTEIRKVFAQKNIDFQHLALLNEWIGLLHASMINETLEKWNIPASEIDLIASHGQTVLHAPKFLHQQEKFPNATLQIGDGDHIAVKTGIITLSDFRQKHVAAGGEGAPLAVYGDYFLFGKEGENRIMLNIGGIANFTYLPSAIKTKDTFVTDTGTGNTLIDLFVKKYFLDKSYDKDAEIAKQGTVNQVLLDNLKDNAFFKKGFPKTIGQELFNAEYVELALSKSNLTNISAPDLLATLTRFTAETIAEAIQFAVENSSYKIEDFKIYLSGGGANNPLIVQWLKELLPCAFFKSNDLGINSDAKEAILFAVLANETVAGGDFKFNSVKIPSVTMGKISLPN; translated from the coding sequence ATGAACAAAAATATTGAAGCGCTTTATCAAATTGCTCAAAAAGAAACAAAGCGAATAATTGGACTAATGTCGGGAACTTCTCTTGACGGATTGGATATTGCGCTATGCGAAATTTCAGGATCTGGCGTAAATATCAATGTAAAGCTGGCTCAATTTGAAACGATTAGTTATTCGGAAGAAATCAAAACAGAAATTCGTAAAGTTTTTGCTCAAAAAAATATTGATTTTCAGCATTTGGCTTTGCTAAACGAATGGATTGGTTTGCTTCATGCTTCAATGATAAATGAAACTTTAGAAAAATGGAATATTCCCGCTTCAGAAATTGATTTAATTGCTTCTCACGGACAAACTGTTTTACATGCGCCAAAGTTTTTGCATCAGCAAGAGAAATTTCCAAATGCGACATTACAAATTGGAGACGGCGATCATATTGCGGTAAAAACAGGAATTATCACTTTATCTGATTTTAGACAGAAACACGTTGCTGCTGGTGGCGAAGGCGCTCCTTTAGCAGTTTACGGTGATTATTTTTTATTTGGAAAAGAAGGCGAAAACAGAATTATGCTCAACATTGGCGGGATTGCCAATTTTACTTATCTGCCTTCAGCCATAAAAACCAAAGACACTTTTGTAACCGATACTGGAACAGGAAATACTTTGATTGATCTTTTTGTAAAGAAATATTTCTTAGACAAAAGCTACGACAAAGATGCAGAAATAGCCAAACAAGGAACTGTAAATCAGGTTTTATTGGACAATTTGAAAGACAATGCTTTTTTCAAAAAAGGTTTTCCAAAAACCATCGGACAAGAATTATTTAATGCTGAATACGTAGAATTAGCTCTTTCAAAAAGCAATCTTACCAATATTTCAGCACCCGATTTACTGGCAACTTTAACGCGTTTTACAGCCGAAACCATTGCCGAAGCGATTCAATTTGCTGTAGAAAATTCATCTTATAAAATTGAAGATTTTAAAATTTATCTTTCTGGCGGAGGAGCCAATAATCCTTTAATTGTACAATGGTTAAAAGAATTACTGCCTTGTGCTTTCTTCAAAAGCAATGATTTAGGAATTAACAGCGATGCCAAAGAAGCGATTCTTTTTGCTGTTCTTGCAAATGAAACTGTTGCTGGAGGCGATTTTAAATTTAATTCTGTAAAAATTCCGTCAGTAACTATGGGAAAAATTTCGTTGCCTAATTAG